The following are encoded together in the Kwoniella europaea PYCC6329 chromosome 1, complete sequence genome:
- a CDS encoding sorting nexin-4, with protein MPSQPIDEDGFHSIAWDDAPPSRAVLSPSSPFDEDVGEGFETISQPTSESQDGGAGAASTSTATVTGSRRDRQGSVEVDPGEWNGRWMSIEVREPVKEHEGSKDMYVSYAVKTQTNLSTFPNKLVVVRRRFQDFEFLREHLVKNFPACVVPPIPDKHRLGYIKGDRFGPEFIERRRLDLQRFADRIARHPTLQRSQLVNDFLQSTEWTVAKHHHISHPPPESHISLMDSLSDKFINAFSNVRKPDGRFVEMLEDLERFEEGLVSVERLVGRGKTRVDDLSTDYQDMAAAYQGLGYLESGITEPLNRFAEKMLDFSALLKHMNQSTVEPFLIQSHSLLAYANSHRNVIKLRDQKQLDFEELSAYLSAIVSERDRLAALNSGHSAAPVGLGTYLRDQVDKLRGTDDIHTRRERIRKLDGRIKELQDAVTTAHETSTAFSDEVLKEHKVFELSKKEEMKEILQTYADGQVEMLQRAMDDWDRIIPLLQRIRVDV; from the exons ATGCCATCCCAACCAATCGATGAAGACGGCTTTCACTCTATCGCATGGGACGATGCCCCGCCCTCTCGAGCCGTcctctcaccttcatcgccaTTCGACGAAGACGTCGGGGAAGGGTTCGAAACGATCTCTCAACCCACTTCTGAGTCTCAGGATGGCGGAGCAGGAGCGGCCAGTACGTCCACGGCCACGGTCACGGGCAGTAGGAGAGATAGACAGGGGTCAGTAGAGGTTGATCCGGGGGAATGGAATGGTAGATGGATGAGTATAGAGGTTAGAGAACCGGTGAAAGAACATGAGGGAAGTAAGGATATGTATGTGTCATATGCTGTCAAAACTCAG ACGAACCTTTCTACCTTCCCGAATAAGCTAGTCGTGGTGAGGAGGCGATTCCAAGATTTCGAATTCCTAAGAGAACATCTGGTGAAGAACTTTCCAGCCTGTGTGGTCCCACCTATCCCAGACAAACATCGTTTAG GGTATATCAAAGGGGATCGATTTGGACCAGAATTCATCGAGAGGAGACGATTAGA TCTTCAACGCTTCGCCGATCGAATAGCCAGACACCCAACGTTACAGCGAAGTCAGCTAGTCAATGATTTCTTACAAAGCACAGAATGG ACCGTCGCGAAACACCATCACATCTCCCATCCCCCTCCAGAATCACATATCTCTCTGATGGATTCCCTGTCCGATAAATTCATTAATGCATTTTCCAATGTGCGTAAACCCGATGGAAGGTTCGTCGAGATGCTAGAAGATCTGGAAAGATTCGAGGAGGGTTTGGTATCTGTCGAGCGACTCGTCGGGAGAGGTAAAACCAGGGTTGACG ATTTGTCAACGGATTATCAAGATATGGCAGCTGCGTATCAGGGTTTAGGATACCTCGAATCAGGTATAACAGAACCGTTAAATAGGTTCGcagagaagatgttggatttTTCAGCTTTGTTGAAACATATG AACCAATCGACTGTCGAACCATTTCTGATCCAATCGCATTCGCTGTTAGCATATGCCAACTCCCATCGGAACGTTATCAAACTTCGTGATCAGAAACAACTTGATTTCGAAGAGCTTTCAGCTTACTTATCCGCCATCGTATCTGAAAGAGACAGATTGGCAGCTTTGAACTCTGGACATTCGGCTGCTCCAGTCGGATTGGGTACGTACTTGCGGGATCAGGTGGATAAGCTCAGAGGAACCGATGATATACATacgaggagggagaggataAGGAAATTGGAtggaaggatcaaagag TTGCAAGACGCAGTGACCACAGCGCATGAAACGTCAACTGCGTTCTCTGATGAAGTTTTGAAAGAGCACAAGGTATTTGAACTatccaagaaagaagaaatgaaAGAGATTTTGCAGACCTATGCGGACGGTCAGGTAGAGATGTTACAGCGTGCaatggatgattgggataGG ATCATCCCTCTTTTACAGAGAATAAGAGTTGATGTATAG